The Fusarium keratoplasticum isolate Fu6.1 chromosome 8, whole genome shotgun sequence genome includes a region encoding these proteins:
- a CDS encoding PX domain-containing protein has protein sequence MAIQCRSCFENLSFCLRESANLQHHLSTVDDSQGRFSVWANNIGALKDPIYTSSLDCRLRDGMQMRKSVKQAMMDIKESAEQATNIAAGILLNRTNKTHEVFMDTFKDYSSLGTFQVDPLLSSPQSPVDEPVTTELDELLSRGLPMETGAPGVDPSMDIRHVKDKFPKVKEAEWLAERLGAAIAKRRAFICYRQLHHQRLAEQSQDLAEDGRARSGRAPSTIATTYDEGSIDIEQQAARLSRLSIITGATSFATAFGEDENGDLRIPDLTRLKFHGTQLEYDRIFECPFCRTTQIILSERQWRRHVFTDLQPYICTSEDCSSGSFSSRHEWFSHEIESHRKQWYCSKCHSGKFTSAPSLRDHFDSVHPGSFTNTQWPLILKTCERPLRKFGSSSCPLCFSWDPPEGKAYNAEEFCRHLGSHLQQLALTALPITIEGLVVLEDEDKDTISNASDSDGDAEETYDSDVPGPSSGPHILGARVPQVVRDEETNTFEFIVKTHFKYEEFWRLRRRYEDFYDLHVSLLAKFPQEAGKLGDKRTLPYLPGRVNYVTMSISEGRRANLDAYLCQLIDQPAHISRSTLVGNFFKPRVADIRLDAEHYFE, from the exons ATGGCGATCCAGTGCCGATCGTGTTTTGAGAACCTCTCATTCTGCTTGCGGGAGTCGGCCAACTTGCAACATCATCTCTCTACCGTCGATGATTCACAGGGGCGCTTCTCTGTTTGGGCGAACAACATAGGGGCACTCAAAGACCCTATATACACGAGCTCCTTGGACTGCCGTCTGCGCGACGGGATGCAGATGCGCAAGAGTGTCAAgcaggccatgatggacatCAAGGAATCCGCGGAACAGG CAACGAATATAGCAGCTGGTATACTTCTCAACCGCACCAATAAGACCCATGAAGTGTTCATGGATACTTTTAAGGACTACTCATCCCTGGGAACCTTTCAAGTTGATCCGCTTCTATCCAGCCCCCAATCCCCAGTTGATGAACCGGTTACAACAGAACTTGATGAACTTCTGTCCA GGGGACTACCCATGGAGACAGGAGCCCCGGGAGTAGACCCGTCCATGGATATTCGACACGTCAAGGACAAGTTTCCCAAAGTAAAGGAGGCCGAATGGCTAGCCGAGCGTCTTGGGGCCGCTATAGCTAAACGAAGAGCCTTTATCTGCTATCGACAGCTCCACCACCAGCGTTTGGCAGAGCAAAGTCAAGACTTGGCAGAGGACGGCAGGGCTAGATCCGGAAGAGCACCATCCACGATCGCTACTACATATGACGAAGGCTCTATAGATATAGAGCAGCAGGCTGCCAGGCTTTCCAGactcagcatcatcaccggAGCCACCTCCTTTGCAACAGCATTTGGGGAGGACGAGAATGGCGATCTTCGTATACCAGATCTAACACGGTTGAAATTTCACGGCACCCAACTTGAGTATGACAGAATCTTTGAATGCCCCTTCTGTCGGACTACACAAATAATCTTATCTGAACGCCAGTGGAG GAGGCACGTCTTTACCGATCTTCAGCCCTACATCTGTACCTCTGAAGACTGCTCTTCgggctccttctccagcagACATGAGTGGTTCAGCCATGAAATCGAGTCTCATAGGAAACAGTGGTACTGTTCAAAGTGCCACAGCGGTAAATTCACTTCTGCGCCCAGCCTTCGTGATCACTTCGACTCGGTCCATCCAGGATCTTTCACCAACACTCAGTGGCCCTTGATACTAAAAACCTGCGAGCGGCCACTGAGAAAGTTTGGGTCTTCCTCGTGCCCTCTCTGTTTCTCTTGGGATCCGCCAGAGGGCAAAGCGTATAACGCCGAAGAGTTTTGCCGTCATCTCGGGTCTCATCTTCAGCAGCTCGCTCTGACAGCCTTGCCAATCACAATAGAAGGCTTAGTCGTTCTcgaagatgaggacaagGATACAATATCGAACGCTTCAGACAGTGATGGGGATGCAGAAGAAACCTATGATTCTGATGTGCCAGGCCCATCTTCAGGACCACATATACTTGGGGCTAGGGTCCCCCAGGTGGTGAGGGACGAGGAAACCAACACATTCGAGTTCATAGTGAAAACTCATTTCAAATACGAGGAATTCTGGCGGTTGAGGAGAAGATACGAGGACTTCTACGACCTCCACGTCAGCCTCCTGGCAAAGTTTCCTCAAGAGGCGGGCAAGTTGGGGGACAAGCGGACTCTCCCATACCTGCCTGGTCGTGTCAACTATGTCACCATGTCCATCTCCGAAGGCCGCCGGGCCAATCTGGATGCATACCTTTGTCAATTAATTGACCAGCCGGCTCACATTTCTCGCTCAACTCTTGTAGGGAACTTCTTTAAACCACGGGTGGCGGACATCAGATTAGATGCAGAGCATTACTTCGAATGA
- a CDS encoding Zn(2)-C6 fungal-type domain-containing protein — MHARPVKKPRGSYSYGGCGTCRKRHVKCDQVRPQCLTCKAIGVTCDGFDDSGLRWVTASGESSGGRKVSMRMPRRPFYPERSQVSMSTELRSTLSNKTIDESLLTLEAKSRDTGTPNDEAVTIGPFGVFSVESNTTTSTPVPDITTKHNPETQTKQPHTPENAVSLSHQPLLAVDTMLNTDNLLDWTDLFDLDSSPSWFPPESTIDIDALNEIPHTAAITSFNNDANWEGVHLSNLGINSPAPLKPKTPRIAFSELVTVEDAQMLLKHYSDCMITHIWSLPLGQKSSMDIHIDAAVTTLARLTFIAIRPVSHASLSHLYAVLALSSMHMANGKEKVDAEYWRQLAERLNKEAQGTLQYSLQHEVSPKAAKYKDMLLSISSILSFAILFDRQKDVKAYLLGSEKLVRTCGLAKKKISRKISYLHHTYTWCKIVGESTYVLPNPGNADPALSISTKDQAPWKETPGASSQIPYTDNRQYCYNTRLDDFLGLEPFQQEMDVETIYSREGESPLDYIPSEGSPGRSDATLRFLYGVSETWLSLVSQTTRLANYMERVSQSREKPDTASLESLESHKKHLENLVWTFTHNTPSQVEDLNDASESTPRAHLVRALNYALIIFFYRRIKEVNPGILQQHVDNIVRALQEFDVACERDGIDGPGSPWPAFLAGCEAMGSSQREYLSGWLQNSFDKTGFTRFRTIISCMHEVWRRQEEALETGRQDWTWIHVSKEQNLYVMLC; from the exons ATGCATGCGAGACCGGTCAAGAAGCCTAGGGGGTCTTATTCCTACGGCGGTTGTGGTACATGCCGTAAGAGGCACGTCAAATGTGATCAGGTTCGACCTCAATGCCTAACTTGCAAGGCCATCGGGGTTACTTGCGATGGATTTGATGACTCGGGTCTTCGATGGGTTACGGCTTCGGGAGAATCATCTGGAGGTAGAAAGgtgtcgatgaggatgccaaggagaCCATTCTATCCCG AACGGTCTCAGGTTTCGATGAGCACAGAGTTGAGATCAACTCTCTCAAACAAGACTATTGATGAGTCTTTATTAACTCTTGAGGCCAAGTCCAGAGATACAGGTACACCCAACGATGAGGCAGTCACGATAGGTCCCTTCGGCGTGTTCAGCGTCGAGAGCAACACGACGACTTCAACTCCCGTTCCTGATATCACGACAAAGCACAATCCAGAGACCCAAACGAAACAGCCTCACACTCCGGAAAACGCAGTTAGCCTCAGTCATCAGCCCCTGTTAGCCGTGGACACGATGCTTAACACGGATAATCTCCTCGACTGGACGGATCTGTTCGACCTGGACTCAAGCCCATCTTGGTTTCCTCCCGAGTCTACCATCGACATTGATGCTCTAAACGAAATTCCACACACAGCTGCAATTACTTCTTTCAACAATGACGCAAACTGGGAAGGTGTGCATCTGTCAAATTTGGGCATTAACTCTCCCGCTCCcttgaagcccaagacacCAAGGATCGCTTTCTCAGAATTAGTCACGGTTGAAGATGCTCAGATGCTGCTGAAGCATTATAGCGACTGCATGATAACACATATATGGTCTCTACCTCTTGGACAAAAATCATCCATGGACATTCATATCGATGCAGCAGTAACAACGCTGGCAAGACTAACCTTTATCGCGATCCGGCCCGTCTCCCATGCCTCGCTATCTCACTTGTACGCTGTACTGGCATTGTCATCGATGCATATGGCCAACGGAAAAGAAAAGGTGGATGCAGAATACTGGCGACAGCTTGCTGAACGCCTCAACAAAGAGGCCCAAGGGACCCTGCAGTATTCTCTTCAGCACGAGGTTTCCCCCAAAGCTGCGAAATACAAGGACATGTTACTCTCGATCTCTTCCATTCTATCGTTTGCT ATTCTCTTCGATAGACAGAAAGACGTAAAAGCCTATCTTCTTGGGTCCGAGAAACTCGTTAGAACCTGTGGATtagccaagaagaagatttcTCGAAAGATTAGTTATCTTCACCACACTTACACCTGGTGCAAGATTGTTGGTGAGAGCACATACGTCTTACCAAACCCGGGCAACGCCGATCCAGCTCTCAGTATCTCTACCAAAGATCAAGCACCTTGGAAGGAAACGCCAGGTGCATCCTCTCAGATTCCATACACCGATAATCGCCAATATTGTTACAACACACGACTCGACGACTTTCTAGGACTCGAGCCATTCCAAcaagagatggatgtggaAACGATATACTCCAGGGAGGGCGAGTCACCATTGGATTACATTCCATCAGAGGGCAGCCCAGGCAGATCAGACGCGACTCTCCGATTTCTCTATGGAGTGTCCGAGACCTGGCTGAGTCTTGTCTCGCAGACAACTCGGCTGGCTAACTATATGGAGAGAGTCTCTCAGTCCCGGGAAAAGCCTGACACTGCTTCTTTGGAATCCCTGGAGAGTCACAAGAAGCACCTCGAGAACTTGGTCTGGACTTTTACGCATAACACCCCATCACAGGTCGAGGATTTGAACGACGCCTCTGAGAGTACCCCCCGGGCCCATCTCGTGAGGGCGCTAAATTACGCCTTGATCATATTCTTCTACCGTCGGATTAAAGAAGTGAATCCCGGTATTCTCCAACAGCATGTGGATAACATTGTCCGAGCTTTGCAGGAGTTTGACGTCGCCTGTGAGAGGGACGGCATTGACGGTCCCGGCTCACCGTGGCCCGCGTTCCTGGCTGGCTGCGAAGCGATGGGTAGCTCTCAGAGAGAATATCTGTCGGGTTGGCTACAAAATTCGTTTGATAAGACTGGTTTTACGCGGTTCAGGACAATCATTTCTTGCATGCATGAGGTTTGGAGGCGCCAGGAAGAGGCGCTAGAGACAGGGAGACAGGATTGGACTTGGATTCATGTTTCAAAGGAACAGAACTTGTATGTTATGTTGTGCTAA
- a CDS encoding Mannan endo-1,6-alpha-mannosidase: MLSLKSAALVALSGGLFQMADAQYKIGTKAEIKDTAAKLAYDLMLQYDGNTTGMIPGILPGPPTEFKGDYYWWEGGAMMGTYIDYWKLTGDSSYNHVIMEGMLHQTGDGHDYMPENHTASLGNDDQGFWGMSAMLAAENKFPNPPEDKAQWLALAQAVWTTQAHPNRHDKECNGGLRWQIPFTNAGYNYKNTIANGCFFNLGARLARYTGNSTYAKYAEETWDWLWAVEYIDHENWRVYDGGHVEKNCTDINKATFSYNAAILLQGAAFMYNYTNGSEIWETRVNNLTDSLLKNFFPKGIAWEVPCEGRKGACSTDMLSFKGYVHRWLAVVTQIVPQLQEKILPVLQTSTEAAVKQCTGGKSGRACGFYWSDGVFVDPAVDETSGAGEQMSVLAAVSSLLIGDAEPPVTNRTGGISKGDPNAGKESHDTPEPDPITQADKAGAGVLTFLILSSALGTFVWMCAFD; the protein is encoded by the exons ATGCTCTCCCTCAAGTCGGCGGCCCTCGTGGCCTTGTCGGGAGGTCTCTTCCAAATGGCCGATGCCCAATACAAGATTGGCACAAAGG CCGAGATTAAAGACACGGCAGCAAAACTCGCCTACGATCTCATGCTGCAATATGACGGAAACACGACTGGCATGATCCCCGGTATCTTGCCTGGACCGCCCACAGAGTTCAAGGGTGACTACTACTGGTGGGAGGGAGGCGCCATGATGGGAACATATATCG ACTACTGGAAGCTCACCGGCGACTCGAGCTACAACCACGTCATCATGGAGGGCATGCTGCACCAGACGGGTGACGGCCACGACTACATGCCCGAGAACCACACAGCTTCGCTCGGAAACGACGATCAAGGCTTCTGGGGCATGTCGGCCATGCTGGCTGCCGAGAACAAGTTCCCCAACCCTCCCGAAGACAAGGCTCAATGGCTCGCCCTTGCGCAGGCCGTCTGGACGACGCAGGCCCACCCCAATCGACACGACAAGGAGTGCAATGGAGGTTTGCGATGGCAGATTCCTTTCACCAATGCTGGTTACAACTACAAGAACA CAATTGCCAACGGAtgcttcttcaaccttggAGCTCGACTTGCCCGATACACCGGTAACTCGACCTATGCGAAGTACGCTGAAGAGACTTGGGATTGGCTTTGGGCTGTTGAATACATCGACCATGAGAACTGGAGGGTGTACGATGGTGGACACGTCGAGAAGAACTGCACcgacatcaacaaggccacATTCTCGTACAATGCTGCTATTCTGCTGCAGGGTGCGGCTTTCATGTACAACTAC ACGAATGGCTCCGAGATCTGGGAGACCCgcgtcaacaacctcaccGATTCCCTCCTCAAGAACTTCTTCCCCAAGGGCATCGCATGGGAGGTCCCCTGCGAAGGCCGTAAGGGCGCCTGCTCGACCGACATGCTTTCCTTCAAGGGCTACGTTCACCGATGGCTCGCGGTCGTCACTCAGATCgtccctcaactccaagagAAGATCCTCCCCGTCCTTCAAACCTCGACCGAAGCCGCCGTCAAGCAGTGCACGGGTGGAAAGTCTGGCCGCGCCTGCGGATTCTACTGGAGCGATGGAGTTTTCGTTGACCCGGCTGTCGACGAGACAAGTGGTGCGGGAGAGCAGATGAGCGTGCTGGCGGCTGTATCGAGCTTGTTGATTGGTGACGCCGAACCCCCCGTGACCAACCGAACCGGCGGTATTTCCAAGGGAGACCCCAACGCGGGCAAGGAGTCGCACGACACGCCGGAGCCGGATCCCATCACGCAGGCCGACAAGGCCGGGGCCGGTGTTCTCACATTTTTGATCCTGAGCAGCGCGCTCGGGACGTTTGTTTGGATGTGCGCTTTCGACTGA
- a CDS encoding 1-alkyl-2-acetylglycerophosphocholine esterase, giving the protein MYVFVLLLSFLHFGNALLLPNPSGPYPVALKINTMTDNHRIDPYAPDRQKRRILTSIFWPVDSKSCSSKRVPYMPPATAAAYGAQAAQLGLSNDTFSVLEMEVCSVSKTSACQSSSGHNEAKFPLAVFSPGSGNSRLQYSAMARSLASYGYVVVLVDHPYDASIVEFPDGSIIAGGNIPEDEKNLENATQVRAADISFVISQVEKSSFQNKIFKGLPGKVDTKKTVALGHSLGGASAAAAVLSDSRIKGGMNLDGRLFNPVLSKGLNKPFMQLGRPNHRSEDTTWVKFWNKLTGPKVELAIAGTIHGSYLDTALVLKTLGLPKEIMKQMVSIVGSVDGEVLQKTVSELVSAFMTYTFGGNKAALLKAVKGTEGVSIVKSQLR; this is encoded by the exons ATGTACGTCTTCGTTCTTCTACTCTCATTCCTCCACTTTGGAAATGCCCTCCTACTTCCGAACCCGAGTGGTCCATACCCCGTCGCCCTCAAGATCAACACTATGACGGACAACCATCGCATTGATCCATACGCCCCGGACCGACAGAAGCGACGCATCCTCACTTCAATTTTCTGGCCCGTTGACTCCAAGTCCTGCTCGAGCAAGCGAGTTCCCTACATGCCCCCTGCTACAGCGGCTGCATACGGAGCTCAGGCTGCCCAGTTGGGTCTCTCCAATGATACTTTCAGTGtcctcgagatggaggtGTGCAGCGTTTCAAAGACTTCGGCCTGTCAAAGCAGTAGCGGCCATAATGAGGCCAAGTTCCCACTCGCCGTCTTTTCTCCCGGATCTGGAAACTCTCGACTTCAGTACAGCGCCATGGCCAGGTCTCTTGCTAGTTATGGCTATGTGGTGGTTTTGGTTGATCATCCCTATGATGCGTCTATTGTTGAGTTTCCTGATGGAAGCATCATCGCTGGTGGCAACATCCCCGAGGATGAAAAGAACCTCGAAAATGCGACACAA GTCCGAGCTGCCGATATCTCTTTTGTCATTTCTCAAGTCGAAAAGTCCTCCTTCCAGAACAAGATCTTCAAGGGTCTGCCAGGAAAGGTCGATACCAAGAAGACTGTTGCCCTTGGTCACTCCCTAGGCGGTGCCAGCGCCGCAGCTGCTGTCCTCTCAGACTCGAGGATCAAGGGTGGCATGAACCTCGACGGTCGTCTCTTCAACCCAGTTCTCAGCAAGGGTCTGAACAAGCCCTTCATGCAGCTGGGCCGACCCAACCATCGCTCCGAGGACACTACTTGGGTCAAGTTCTGGAACAAGCTTACAGGTCCCAAAGTTGAGCTTGCTATTGCTGGCACGATCCATGGTTCTTACCTCGACACTGCTCTGGTTCTCAAGACCTTGGGTCTGCCCAAGGAAATCATGAAGCAGATGGTGTCTATTGTTGGAAGCGTGGATGGGGAGGTTTTGCAGAAGACCGTTTCCGAACTTGTTTCCGCTTTTATGACTTACACCTTTGGTGGTAACAAGGCTGCTCTGCTCAAGGCGGTCAAGGGAACTGAGGGCGTGTCCATTGTCAAGAGCCAGCTGCGATAG
- a CDS encoding Zn(2)-C6 fungal-type domain-containing protein codes for MQATKTRSAEGSNSTESYRFAVNHYSKSVAGLRAALNQFASLPNLRHSILWTTHLLGLFELMSDTTGQGWVQHLVHGTSSALVAIGPLAFQSGLGKRFLTEIRIFEVCRAIIFNEPTFLANPGWQDLSAKLQGVEDDGQSHPLDALLGKIVLCSTLRVRASNLICSLQDGQLAGTPDEAHGIAVEGFRLRQALALWQANRRVSTPTSNPKGETIADDDFLSLAEVFFSATSIYLSGVFDYEIVHWQNMSIPVPNLSEEEIQTHVSTILVLSGMILDNSKISPVLVLFPLRVAGARSWDQWQHDCIIELLERIEQTFPVAAAFRMDLGALWASR; via the exons ATGCAAGCAACGAAAACCAGATCGGCAGAAGGTAGCAACTCAACCGAAAGCTACCGCTTTGCTGTTAATCACTATTCAAAATCAGTGGCTGGTCTGCGGGCTGCCCTCAACCAGTTCGCAAGCCTACCAAACCTCCGACACAGCATTCTATGGACCACTCACTTGCTGGGATTGTTTGAG CTTATGAGTGATACAACCGGCCAGGGCTGGGTCCAGCATCTTGTTCACGGTACATCCAGTGCTCTTGTTGCTATTGGTCCACTGGCCTTTCAATCCGGCCTGGGGAAGAGGTTCTTGACAGAAATCAGGATATTTGAAGTTTGTAGAGCCATCATATTTAATGAGCCTACATTTCTTGCAAATCCAGGATGGCAAGACCTTTCAGCAAAGTTGCAAGGcgtggaagatgatggccagtcACACCCCCTCGATGCCCTTCTGGGAAAAATCGTCTTGTGCTCGACGCTACGAGTTCG AGCAAGCAATCTCATCTGCTCACTTCAAGACGGCCAGTTAGCTGGCACACCCGATGAAGCCCACGGCATCGCTGTAGAAGGATTTCGCTTGAGACAAGCCCTTGCACTTTGGCAAGCAAACCGCAGAGTATCTACGCCAACGTCAAATCCCAAAGGCGAAACAATTGCAGACGATGACTTTCTATCCCTAGCAGAAGTCTTTTTCTCAGCAACAAGCATCTACCTCTCAGGAGTCTTCGACTACGAAATCGTCCACTGGCAAAACATGAGCATCCCAGTTCCAAACCTGAGCGAAGAAGAGATCCAGACGCACGTGTCTACCATTCTTGTGCTTAGTGGCATGATTCTCGACAACTCCAAGATATCTCCCGTGCTTGTCCTGTTTCCTTTGAGAGTCGCTGGCGCGCGTTCATGGGACCAATGGCAGCATGATTGCATTATTGAACTTTTGGAAAGGATTGAGCAGACTTTTCCGGTGGCTGCTGCTTTTAGGATGGATCTGGGAGCGCTCTGGGCTTCTAGATAA
- a CDS encoding Glutamate--tRNA ligase produces MSFDAESAAPVLAAADFKTIGPLIAELDKHLTLRTYLGGYSLGEADEKVWTALRTNKVTIGLVRKGSYANVTRWFKFIEEAHPELKEKLNEGKAKSTEKRGGANYNIGLSNIEDGVVTRFPPEPSGFLHIGHAKAALLNDYFAKSAPDGKGKLLVRFDDTNPSKEKQEFEDAILHDLELMDIKYVSVTHTSDYFQELYDIAEKMILDGGAYADDTDPEVQKADRMNRLPSKRRDRPAEESLAMFREMKAGTDLGRKHCIRARIAYDSSNGSMRDPVIYRFPNFKDKEPAPHHRTGWDWNIYPTYDFACPVVDSLEGVTHALRTTEYADRNEQYHWFLKNLKLRQVNLWEFARINFIRTFLSKRKLTKVVDTGRVTGWDDPRLPTVRGILRRGLTVPALREFMLKQGPSRNVVTMDWTTIWAINKKMLDAVVPRYMAIEKKDAVAVTVTGGPEKSYKEERPKHVKNPEVGTKQVTFGPKLIIDQADAASFADNEEITLMSWGNAIVRGLDKSETPIKELNLELHLAGDFKTTDKKVTWLASDPENLVEAELWEFGYLITKDVLEKDDNLDDFLAENTATMTEALVDANISSLKEGEFLQLERKGFFRVDKALGQGPEGRAVLFKVPTGGQKN; encoded by the exons ATGAGCTTCGACGCTGAGAGCGCGGCTCCAGtgctcgccgccgccgacttCAAGACCATCGGTCCCTTGATCGCCGAGCTCGACAAGCACCTCACCCTCCGAACCTACCTCGGAGGCTACAGCCTGGGAGAGGCCGACGAGAAGGTCTGGACTGCCCTGCGCACCAACAAGGTCACCATTGGCCTCGTCCGCAAGGGTAGCTACGCCAACGTCACACGATGGTTCAAGTTCATCGAGGAGGCTCaccccgagctcaaggagaagctcaacgaggGTAAGGCCAAGTCGACCGAGAAGCGCGGGGGAGCCAACTACAACATTGGTCTCTCCAACATTGAGGATGGAGTCGTGACCCGATTCCCTCCTGAGCCCAG TGGTTTCCTTCACATCGGCCACGCCAAGGCTGCTCTCCTTAACGATTACTTTGCCAAGAGCGCCCCCGacggcaagggcaagctcctcgtccgaTTCGATGACACAAACCCctccaaggagaagcaggagtttgaggatgccatcctGCACGACCTGGAGCTAATGGACATCAAGTATGTCTCCGTCACCCACACCAGCGACTACTTCCAGGAGCTGTACGACATTGCCGAGAAGATGATCCTCGACGGCGGTGCCTACGCCGATGACACCGATCCCGAGGTGCAGAAGGCGGACCGCATGAACCGTCTCCCCAGCAAGCGACGTGACCGTCCTGCCGAGGAGTCTCTGGCCATGTTCCGCGAGATGAAGGCTGGCACTGACCTGGGCCGGAAACACTGCATTCGTGCTCGTATCGCCTACGACTCGAGCAACGGCTCCATGCGAGACCCCGTTATCTACCGATTCCCCAACTTCAAGGATAAGGAGCCGGCTCCTCACCACCGCACTGGCTGGGACTGGAACATCTACCCTACCTACGACTTTGCCTGCCCTGTCGTCGACAGTCTCGAGGGCGTCACACACGCTCTGCGAACAACCGAGTACGCGGACCGTAACGAGCAGTACCACTGgttcctcaagaacctcaagctcCGCCAGGTCAACCTGTGGGAGTTTGCCCGTATCAACTTTATCCGCACATTCCTTTCTAAGCGAAAGCTCACCAAGGTGGTGGACACTGGCCGTGTCACTGGCTGGGATGATCCCCGTCTGCCCACTGTCCGTGGTATCCTCCGTCGCGGTCTGACTGTTCCCGCCCTCCGCGAGTTCATGCTCAAACAGGGCCCTAGCCGAAATGTTGTGACAATGGACTGGACAACCATCTGggccatcaacaagaagatGCTCGACGCTGTTGTCCCCCGATACATGGcgattgagaagaaggatgctGTTGCTGTGACTGTGACTGGAGGCCCCGAGAAGTCGTACAAGGAGGAGAGACCCAAGCACgtcaagaaccccgaggTGGGCACCAAGCAGGTGACGTTTGGtcccaagctcatcatcgatCAAGCCGACGCTGCCTCGTTTGCCGATAACGAGGAGATTACCCTGATGAGCTGGGGCAACGCCATCGTGCGGGGACTGGACAAGTCTGAGACGCcgatcaaggagctcaacctcgagctgCACCTTGCCGGTGACTTCAAGACGACGGACAAGAAGGTGACGTGGTTGGCCTCTGACCCCGAGAACCTAGTGGAGGCGGAGCTCTGGGAGTTTGGCtacctcatcaccaaggacgttctggagaaggacgacaaCCTGGACGACTTCCTGGCAGAGAACACGGCGACCATGACGGAGGCGCTGGTTGACGCCAACATCAGCTCGCTCAAGGAGGGCGAGTTCCTCCAGCTGGAGCGCAAGGGCTTCTTCCGGGTGGACAAGGCTCTTGGCCAAGGACCCGAGGGCCGTGCGGTGCTGTTCAAGGTTCCCACAGGCGGTCAGAAGAACTAG
- a CDS encoding Cupin type-1 domain-containing protein: MLSKSIIGAILAWPALVAAAPHNVEERATPELTITQKLRLADTEIDRFKLLPDDKDFVFDFNKQDGLAAGVANAVTFPALVGTGQTFTVGEFEPCSMAVVHIHPRAAELQAVISGRIYTEMVPESGVTDAEGNQRVIRNEIGPKMMTVFYQGSFHTQMNPDCEPAVVVTTFSSEDMGASLIANNLFALKNETIANTFGQSIAGEDIDKVRDAIPKTITFKVEECLAKCGKTKRQV; encoded by the exons ATGCTTTCCAAGTCCATCATCGGCGCTATTCTGGCCTGGCCCGCTCTTGTGGCTGCCGCCCCTCACAACGTTGAGGAGCGTGCTACTCCCGAGCTTACCATTACGCAGAAGCTGCGACTGGCTGATAC TGAGATCGACCGATTCAAGCTTCTCCCCGATGACAAGgactttgtctttgactTCAACAAGCAGGACggtcttgctgctggtgtcgCCAACGCTGTGACCTTCCCTGCCCTTGTTGGTACTGGCCAGACCTTTACCGTCGGCGAGTTTGAGC CTTGCTCCATGGCCGTTGTCCACATCCACCCCCGAGCCGCCGAACTCCAGGCCGTCATCTCCGGTCGCATCTACACCGAGATGGTCCCCGAATCCGGCGTCACCGACGCTGAGGGCAACCAGCGCGTCATTCGCAACGAGATCGGCCCCAAGATGATGACCGTCTTCTATCAAGGTTCCTTCCACACCCAGATGAACCCCGACTGCGAGCCTGCGGTTGTCGTCACCACTTTCTCCTCTGAGGACATGGGCGCTAGCTTGATCGCCAACAACCTGTTTGCTCTCAAGAACGAGACTATTGCCAACACTTTTGGTCAGAGCATTGCTGGCGAGGATATTGACAAGGTTCGGGATGCTATCCCCAAGACTATCACCTTTAAGGTTGAGGAGTGTCTTGCCAAGTGTGGCAAGACGAAGCGACAGGTTTAG